The stretch of DNA GAAAGGACGAATTGGAAATTTGGCATTTATTAAAAGATTGGGATTATAAATACACACAAGATCAAATAGAACCTACTATTTTTGAAATGTGGTTTGATACCTTAGAATATTTAGTTTATGATGAACTAGTTGATTTTAATGAAAAAAATGTAAATAAATCTGCTGATAAAGAGTTGATTAGGCTTCCAGAAGAGTATAATTTATTACATTTGTTAAAAAGAGATACAACAAATGCAATCATTGATGTTGTAGAAACAACCGAAAAACGAGAAGAAGTTGCCGATGTTATGACACTCGCATTTCAGCGCATCTGTCAGCATGTTCCCAAGGACGACAATGGGCAAATCTTGACGTGGAAGAATCAACGTGGATCTATTGTACAGCATTTGTCTACGTTACCTGCATTTAGTGTAGATGATATTCCCTCAGATGGGCACGGTTCGACTTTAAATGCTTTAACAAAACGCCCAGGACCCTCTTGGAGAATGGTTGTTGAGTTGGGGGAAGAAATAAATGCTTATGGTATTTATCCTGGTGGACAATCAGAAAACCCAGGAAGTTATTATTATAAGAACATGTTAGACAAGTGGGCAAAGGGAGAACATTATAAGTTGTTATTTATGAAGGATAAAGACGCAGCTTCTGACAGAATTGTTTTTACACAGGATTTTAATTAGTGAAGTTGTCAAAGAACCATAACTTTTTTAAAGTAAGGACTTAAATGCAAAGAAGAAATAGTTTATATGCACTAATTACAGCTACTGGGCTTGCTGCTTGGATAGCTACAGGCAGCTATTTGTTCTCTGAAAATTGTTGCGATACAAGTATAGATAGTTACGATGGAACAATAGGTGGAACAATGCTTATTGAAGATGGGAATACCTTTCGTCTTCAAACCAAAAAAACGATTATTTTTCCTAAAAACAGTGCTAAGCCAATTCTTTATGAAGAGGTCAGCAAAAACCTAATAGAAATTGTCCGTTATATCAAATCAAACCCCATCAAGAAAGTAACCATTATGGGCTTGTTTTTGGAGGATGAGTCAGGAGGAGCGAAATTAGGGCGGGAGCGTGCAGATTCTATTCGTCAATTATTTATTAATGCAGGTACGCCCGAATATCAAATTGAGATAGAAGCTGGCCAACGAAACGATTTGACGCAAGATGTCAAAAATGAGGCTGTTTTTGGAGCAATTGATTTTATCTTTCATTGTATTGCACCTTTTGAGGTTAACGATATTTCTAGTTCCTTTAAAATGGAGGTTGCGAACAATCTTGTTTTTAATTATTCAAGTTCTTCTTTGTTATTAGAGTTGCCTGCTGATATAAAACAAGCCTTGATTGATTTGGCAACTTATTTAAATGACCAGCCCTCTCGAAAATTGATACTGACGGGGTATAATCATCCTGATGAGTTGAATAAAACAACGTTGGTGAATTTAGGATTGGCAAGAGCCAACTATGTACGCAATCTATTGGTAAATCTGGGGGCTGATGGGCAACAAATAGAAATAAAGGGAATCGCAGATGAGCGTTTGGCGGTTTTTGAATCGGATTTATACCAGCAGTTTTTGCCAAATGCAATGGGATTTGAATTTGATGTTTTGCCAATTCGATCTAAAAAATCATTGAGCCGAAAAATAAGTAAGATAGAGAGCGATTTTAAAGAAATGCAGGTTTTTCGCTTTAAGGATTTTGGAGAAGATAAACATAAAATTATTATCAATGATAAGTTAAAAACTTACATGAATGATTTAATTTTGTATCTTAGTATAAATAAAAAAGCAAAAATTTACTGTGTAGGACATAGTAATAAATTGGCTACAAAAGAGAGCAGTGCTTTAAAAGGAACCGAACGGGCTCAATATGTTCGTGATTTTTTGATCAATCATGGTATCTTGGCAGAAAGAATTGAAATTACTACCGCTGCTGATAGCCATCCTTTGGGAGAAGAAACTACCAAATATGGTCAACAAATTAATAGAAGAGTAGATTTATTTATTTCTTACGATGGCACTAAACCTAGACTATATGCTCTACCTCCAATATCTGCTGAACAAAAAAAGTTAACAACTAAGAAAAAAGTTCAGCAAGATTCGCCTAAGGTGTCTAGTACAATTGATTCTAATAAAAGAGGGGAGATACCCTCCATTCGTGAAGAAAAAAATGATTCGCTGTAATTTTTAAATTTTAACACATAAGTATGTCTTGTTGGATAATGGTTTTGGGATTTATGATTGGAGCAGCTGTAATGGGATACTTACTAGCTTGGTTCCTTCAGCCTGTTGATGAGACGGCTGCAAAACCATCTGTGAAAGAAGCTGGCAATAAGGATGAATTAAATAAAAGTAAAGAAGAATCCGAAAAGACTCAGAAAGAGTTGGATAAAATGAAAAAACGGTACGATGAGCTTTACGATAGCAAATTGGACGTTGATACGGCTTTAGTAGCTGCTGAATCTACTTTAGATGGTCTGAAACTAGATTATGAACGCTTGGAAAGAGATATGTCGGGAAACAACAACCGACACAAGGAGTTGCAGGCGGATTTTGATAATTACAAAGACAAAAAAGAATCGGAAATAAAAGAACTTCGCATCAAAACCAAAAAGGCAAACGATGGCTATGAAACCGTAAAGTTTCAATTGGCGAAGTCGAACCGAATTAATGAAAAACTCCAAGAGGGGCTTTTGCAGCTTAAAGAAGAAAATGAAAACTTGTCGGCTGAATTGGAGGAAGCAAAGGAGGATATGGAAGTTGTTAATGCTTCTATGACAGAATTAAGAACCGATTACAAGGAGTTAAAAGATAAGGCGGAGGATTATAATT from Aureispira anguillae encodes:
- a CDS encoding OmpA family protein yields the protein MQRRNSLYALITATGLAAWIATGSYLFSENCCDTSIDSYDGTIGGTMLIEDGNTFRLQTKKTIIFPKNSAKPILYEEVSKNLIEIVRYIKSNPIKKVTIMGLFLEDESGGAKLGRERADSIRQLFINAGTPEYQIEIEAGQRNDLTQDVKNEAVFGAIDFIFHCIAPFEVNDISSSFKMEVANNLVFNYSSSSLLLELPADIKQALIDLATYLNDQPSRKLILTGYNHPDELNKTTLVNLGLARANYVRNLLVNLGADGQQIEIKGIADERLAVFESDLYQQFLPNAMGFEFDVLPIRSKKSLSRKISKIESDFKEMQVFRFKDFGEDKHKIIINDKLKTYMNDLILYLSINKKAKIYCVGHSNKLATKESSALKGTERAQYVRDFLINHGILAERIEITTAADSHPLGEETTKYGQQINRRVDLFISYDGTKPRLYALPPISAEQKKLTTKKKVQQDSPKVSSTIDSNKRGEIPSIREEKNDSL